CCGGGATGCGGCGAGGGCGGCAACAGGTCGTGCAGTGCCTCGTACCGCTGCGCGCAGGCCGTCTGCGCGATGGCCTGCGAGACGGCGTCGGCCAGCGGGCCCGTGGACTCGCGCAGCAGCCGACGCGCCTTGTCCGTGAGGGCCACCTCGATACCGCGCCGGTCGCCGCACGCCGAGCGCCGTGTGATCAGTCCCGCGTGCTGCAGACACGCCACCTGATAGGTCAGCCGCGTCTTGGGGCGCCCCAGCAGTTCCGCGATCTGGGTCATCCGCAGGCCGGAGCCGGGCTGGTCGGCCAGCAGGCACAGCACCAGGAACTCGTCGTGCGAGACGTCGAGGGTGTCCTTGACTCGGGAGCGCAGTTGCTGCTCGATCGCCCCGGCCGCCGCCAGGAGACGCATCCAGGCCCGCAGCGGGGCGGGCAGCAGCTCACCGTCGCCCGACGGCTCGCGTTCGGGCAGGTCAGCGGGGGCGGAAGGGTCGGCCATAGTGTCACAGTCTACCGGTTGTCCAAATTTGAAGAACCGGCTAGCGTGGAGTCATCCAAATTTGGATGACCGCATGGCCCCCCACAGTCCCCGTGTGCCGCGCGCCCCGTGTGCCGCGCACCCCTGCGCACTGCCCGTAACCGTCTGGAGAACTCTTATGACCGTCGCCGTCGAAACCGGCCTGTGGCAGCTCGACCCCGCCCGTACCACCGTCGCCATCAAGCACAAGACGATGTGGGGCATGGTCACCGTGAAGGGCACCTTCACCGGAGTCGCCGGAGAGGGCGAGGTCCAGCCCGACGGGACCGCCCGCGGCACCATCACCCTGGATGTCGCGTCCCTGGACACGAAGAACGCCAAGCGGGACAAGCACCTCCGCTCCGCCGACCTCTTCGACGCCGACCGCCACCCGACGATCACCTTCGCCGTCCGTGACGCCGTCCTAGGTCAGGACGACACCGTGGAGATCAACGGGCAGCTGACCGTGCGCGGCATCAGCCGGCCGCAGCCCGTCACGGGTCGGGTGACCGGGGCGAGCGCCGACACCGTCACGCTCACCGCGGAGTTCACCGTGGACCGCGACCAGTTCGACATGGGCTGGAACCAGATGGGCATGATCCGCGGCCTGACGAGCGTCACCGGCACGCTCGTCTTCACCCGCGCCAAGGGCTGAGCCGACCCGGCGCCGGGGCCCGGGCCCTACCGGCCCCGGCGACGTTGGCGTACGCGGTCAGCGCACCTTGCCGTGGAAGGCCGGGTGGGCGTCGAGCCGACGTACGTAGTCGCGGAGGCGGCCGTACGGCGAGAGAGACTCCGTCGGGCCGAGTTGGGTCAGGGCCACCCAGAGGTCGACGTCCGCGGCCGTCAGCTCGTCGCCCAACGCGTGGACGTGCGAGGCGAGTTGCCGGTCCAGTGACTGGAGTGTTGTCGTGCGCGCGAGCGGCGCCGCGGTAGGGGTGACGTCCCGGTCGAGGAGTTCGCGCAAGGCGTCGATGTCCGCGGTGAGGGCCGGTGGGTTCAGCCGGGGGAGGCGGGCGTCGCCCTGGCAGACCGGCAGTCCGGCGAGGTCACGCAGGATGTCCGGCGTGTGGTTGCTGACGATCCGTCCGCTCCAACGGTCGCACAGGGCGGGCGCCGTGAGCGGACCGTCGTAGTGGTGCCAGGTGGCCTCGTACGCGCCGCGCAGCGCGGCGAACGCGTCGGGTGTCTCGGCGGGAAGCGTCAGCAACGTGGTGGCGACCGAGTCGTGGAGGCCGAGCAGTTCCAGGGTGACCGAGATGCGCAGCGAACGCGGACAGCCCTCGGCGAGGTACAGCTGATAGCGGTGCGGCGCCGGGTAGAAACCGCCGGCCAGGCCGACGCCGATGCGGCTGCGGATGCGGTGAGGGGCGGCGAGCGAGACTGTCTCGGGCATGACTCTCCAGGGAACGTCGAAGCCCCCGCGGCCCGTTGGGCGGCGGTGGCGGAACGGAGTGACCGCGCTGACGTACGGGCCGGTCCGGATCGTGGGACGTACCCGACCGGACGGACCGCGTGGACCAGTGCGCGCAGGACGGACCGCAGGGACCAGTACGCGCTGGACGGACCGCAGGGACCAGTACGGACGGACCGCCTGGACTAGTACGCGCTGGAGACCCGCTGCAGATCGATGTGCAGGCGCCTGGTCAGACCGTTCGTGCTCCTCCTGGCCATTCCCATCGCTCCCGTGTCCGGGGCTCGCGAGAGGCGAGACCACGCTTGCCCCGCCGCACCGGCGGGACCCGGTCGTCACCCGGGGCACCCCGTCGCGGTGGAAGGGTTGCCTGTCAGCGGGCCGGGGCCGATAACCGCGTCGAACGGGAGAACCCGCACGACGGGCGCTGACAATCGTGACCGTCCCCGTCAGTCTCGGTGCGGTCCGCGGAGCCGTCAAGAAGGCATATGCGCGGTCTCACCACGTGGTCATTCCGGCCGGTGCGCGTTGACATTCGTTTGGGGCCATGCCTAACTTACGCCGCATCGGACCGGATCGATTCCGGTGCGTTCGAGGCCCAACGGGGCGGAACGGTGACGGTGAACGCGATGTACGCAGCTGACGGGACGACCGCTTCGCGGCGCCACGGCTGCTCCGCCGCCGCACGGTGTTGTAGCTCCCGCGGCGCCCGCTGTCTCTGTCAGGGCTGACCGCTTCCGCCTTCCGCGGCGTTGAACGTCCGCACGGCTCGACCTCCTTCGCCCGCCGTCCTGTCGGCGTGGTGTCGGTGAGCCTCTCCTCCCTCCGTACCCCCTGACATCCGTCTGTCCCCGCGCGCACCGCCGTACGGGCCGCGGCGGTGTGTCCGCATTCGTTGGAGCCCTCCATGAGTGAATCCCTGGGCTCCGCCGTGCCGTTGAGCACGACGGAGCCCCGCCCGGCCGCGGCACAGCGCGTGCTGCCCCTGCGCCACCCCGGCCGCTGGATCGCCTCGGCGATCGTGCTCGTCGTGGTCGCCCAGATCGTCCACGGGCTGGCGACCAACCCCTTCTTCCAGTGGGACCGGTTCCCGTACTGGTTCCTGCGTCCCACGATCCTCGACGGCTTGCTCATCACCCTCGAAGTGACGTTCTACAGCGCTGTGTTGGGCCTGCTGGGCGGCATCCTGCTCGCCCTGGCCCGACTCTCCAAGAGCCCCGTGCTGCGCGCGGTGAGCTGGGTCTACATCTGGCTGTTCCGCTCGGTGCCGCTCATCGTCGTCCTGCTCTTCCTCTACAACTTCAGCGCGCTCTACAAGACGCTGAGCCTAGGCGTCCCCTTCGGCCCCGCCTTCCTCACCTTCGACGAGTCCCGGCTCGCCACCGACATGGTCGTCGCGGTCGTCGGACTGAGCCTCAACGAGGCGGCGTACGCGGCGGAGGTGGTCCGCGGTGGCATCCTCTCCGTCGACCAGGGCCAGCACGAGGCGGCCTCCGCACTCGGTCTGCCCAAGGGCTACCAGTTCACGAGGATCGTCTTCCCGCAGGCACTGCGCTCCATCACCCCGAACTACGTCAACCAGCTGATCGGCCTGATCAAGGGCACCTCGCTGGTCTTCTACGTCTCGCTGCTCGACCTCTTCGGCTCGGTGCAGAGCATGGGCTCCACCTACCCCGGCGACATCGTGCCGCTGCTGCTGGTCGCCACCGCCTGGTACCTGATCCTCACGAGCGTCGTGTCCGTCGTCCAGTTCTATGTCGAGCGGTACTACTCGCGGGGCGCGCTGCGCTCCCTCCCGCCGACCCCGTTGCAGAAGGCCCGCACCGGGCTGCGTGA
This portion of the Streptomyces mirabilis genome encodes:
- a CDS encoding glutathione S-transferase C-terminal domain-containing protein, which translates into the protein MPETVSLAAPHRIRSRIGVGLAGGFYPAPHRYQLYLAEGCPRSLRISVTLELLGLHDSVATTLLTLPAETPDAFAALRGAYEATWHHYDGPLTAPALCDRWSGRIVSNHTPDILRDLAGLPVCQGDARLPRLNPPALTADIDALRELLDRDVTPTAAPLARTTTLQSLDRQLASHVHALGDELTAADVDLWVALTQLGPTESLSPYGRLRDYVRRLDAHPAFHGKVR
- a CDS encoding amino acid ABC transporter permease — protein: MSESLGSAVPLSTTEPRPAAAQRVLPLRHPGRWIASAIVLVVVAQIVHGLATNPFFQWDRFPYWFLRPTILDGLLITLEVTFYSAVLGLLGGILLALARLSKSPVLRAVSWVYIWLFRSVPLIVVLLFLYNFSALYKTLSLGVPFGPAFLTFDESRLATDMVVAVVGLSLNEAAYAAEVVRGGILSVDQGQHEAASALGLPKGYQFTRIVFPQALRSITPNYVNQLIGLIKGTSLVFYVSLLDLFGSVQSMGSTYPGDIVPLLLVATAWYLILTSVVSVVQFYVERYYSRGALRSLPPTPLQKARTGLRDLRARVRKEAAI
- a CDS encoding MarR family winged helix-turn-helix transcriptional regulator; translated protein: MADPSAPADLPEREPSGDGELLPAPLRAWMRLLAAAGAIEQQLRSRVKDTLDVSHDEFLVLCLLADQPGSGLRMTQIAELLGRPKTRLTYQVACLQHAGLITRRSACGDRRGIEVALTDKARRLLRESTGPLADAVSQAIAQTACAQRYEALHDLLPPSPHPGADSRQVEGGDTAPGGPGK
- a CDS encoding putative leader peptide — its product is MGMARRSTNGLTRRLHIDLQRVSSAY
- a CDS encoding YceI family protein translates to MTVAVETGLWQLDPARTTVAIKHKTMWGMVTVKGTFTGVAGEGEVQPDGTARGTITLDVASLDTKNAKRDKHLRSADLFDADRHPTITFAVRDAVLGQDDTVEINGQLTVRGISRPQPVTGRVTGASADTVTLTAEFTVDRDQFDMGWNQMGMIRGLTSVTGTLVFTRAKG